The Verrucomicrobium spinosum DSM 4136 = JCM 18804 genome includes a region encoding these proteins:
- a CDS encoding peptidylprolyl isomerase, translating into MLKKTFIKTLVALTMSATLGLQAQDAATPANNQPVKGKVKVTLETSKGNIELELDADKAPISVQNFLSYANKGTYEGTIFHRVIPGFMIQGGGFTPDMQQKPTDKPIECESKNGLKNAKGTIAMARTSNPHSATCQFFINVKDNTSLDYPNPDGWGYAVFGKVTKGIEICDAIVNVPTTRKGPHGDVPVDPITINKVTVSQ; encoded by the coding sequence ATGTTGAAGAAAACCTTTATCAAAACGCTGGTGGCCCTCACCATGAGCGCTACCCTCGGGCTCCAGGCCCAGGACGCGGCAACACCCGCCAACAACCAACCTGTCAAAGGCAAAGTGAAAGTCACCCTCGAGACCTCCAAAGGCAACATCGAACTGGAACTGGACGCCGACAAGGCCCCGATCTCCGTTCAGAACTTCCTCAGCTACGCGAACAAGGGTACCTACGAAGGCACCATCTTCCACCGCGTGATCCCGGGCTTCATGATCCAGGGGGGTGGTTTTACCCCAGACATGCAGCAGAAGCCGACCGACAAGCCCATTGAGTGCGAGTCCAAGAACGGCCTCAAGAACGCCAAGGGCACCATCGCCATGGCCCGCACCAGCAACCCGCACAGCGCGACCTGCCAGTTCTTCATCAACGTGAAGGACAACACCTCCCTCGACTATCCGAATCCGGATGGCTGGGGCTACGCCGTCTTCGGCAAGGTGACCAAGGGCATCGAGATCTGTGACGCCATCGTGAACGTGCCGACCACCCGGAAGGGCCCCCACGGCGACGTCCCAGTGGACCCGATCACGATCAACAAGGTGACCGTTTCCCAGTAG